One Lycium barbarum isolate Lr01 chromosome 5, ASM1917538v2, whole genome shotgun sequence genomic window carries:
- the LOC132639465 gene encoding uncharacterized protein LOC132639465, which yields MTYAHYNCNGKIWFFVNDNVDVEILQDLEQQITIKLFFQEWNKSLMVTMVYAKCDHLERISLWDSLYSLADQMELPWLVGGDFNVIMNEDEKIGGLPVFPDEYEDFAFCSDCIFKRLDRMIGNSKLQDWFAHMEVQHLSRIGSDNAPLLLTCAESSHHIRKPFRFLKFWTEHESFLEVVNQATFGDIFKQLTVREEVVRIKEQCFEEDPTPMNRMVLQQAQATLKKYVHYEEEIWRKKSHMTSFAEVDRNTSMVDQDTNNQLVSMPTLAEVKKVVFELSADSAGGPDGMIGIFYQVCWDIVGADVYNLVKAFFDGQTLTKSVTHTNLVLLPKKNNIETFADMRPISLSNFINKVISRVVQDKLEGILPSLISPNQSGFVKGRCIIENVLLTQEVVTDIRLRGKPSNVVLKLDMAKAYDRVSWSYLIRFLRKMGFEESFIDMVWRLIPNNWYSILLNGQAHGFFHSTRGVKKGDPLSPALFILFAEVSGQLINKGKISFHVHSKVSNGLIQQVETITGFKRGTFPFTYLGCPITHSRKRKADYNDLIKKVKNRL from the exons ATGACATATGCCCATTACAACTGCAATGGTAAAATATGGTTCTTTGtaaatgataatgtggatgtggagATCCTGCAGGATCTAGAACAACAGATTACTATAAAGCTGTTTTTCCAAGAGTGGAATAAGTCACTTATGGTAACTATGGTCTATGCAAAGTGTGATCATCTGGAAAGAATAAGTTTATGGGATAGTCTGTATAGTTTGGCTGATCAAATGGAATTGCCTTGGTTGGTAGGGggtgattttaatgttattatgaatGAAGATGAGAAAATTGGTGGTTTACCAGTATTTCCAGATGAATATGAggattttgcatttt GTAGTGACTGTATTTTCAAAAGATTGGATAGAATGATTGGAAACTCTAAATTACAAGATTGGTTTGCACATATGGAGGTGCAACATTTATCCAGAATTGGCTCAGACAATGCTCCTTTGCTACTTACGTGTGCTGAATCTTCACATCACATAAGGAAGCCTTTCAGATTTCTAAAATTCTGGACAGAACATGAATCCTTCTTAGAGGTGGTTAATCAG GCAACTTTTGGTGATATTTTCAAGCAACTAACAGTAAGGGAAGAGGTGGTGAGAATTAAAGAGCAATGTTTTGAAGAGGATCCTACTCCTATGAACAGGATGGTCCTACAGCAAGCACAAGCAACATTGAAAAAGTATGTTCATTATGaggaagaaatttggagaaaaaagTCACATATGACTAGTTTTGCTGAGGTTGACAGGAATACAAG TATGGTGGATCAGGATACTAACAATCAGCTGGTAAGCATGCCAACTTTAGCGGAGGTGAAGAAGGTTGTATTTGAATTATCTGCAGATAGTGCTGGTGGTCCAGATGGTATGATTGGAATATTTTATCAGGTGTGTTGGGACATTGTTGGTGCTGATGTATACAATCTTGTGAAAGCCTTTTTTGATGGCCAAACTCTTACTAAGTCAGTCACACATACCAACCTGGTACTGTTACCAAAGAAGAACAACATTGAGACCTTTGCTGATATGAGACCAATCAGTCTTAgcaacttcatcaacaaggttATTTCTAGAGTGGTTCAGGATAAGCTGGAGGGCATTCTACCTTCACTGATATCTCCTAACCAGTCTGGATTTGTTAAGGGCAGATGTATCATTGAAAATGTCCTTCTAACTCAAGAAGTTGTGACTGACATTAGATTAAGAGGAAAGCCATCTAATGTTGTACTTAAGCTTGACATGGCGaaagcatatgatagagtatcATGGAGTTACTTGATCAGATTTTTAAGGAAGATGGGATTTGAAGAAAGTTTCATAGATATGGTTTGGAGGTTGATACCAAATAATTGGTACTCCATACTCCTTAATGGCCAAGctcatggtttctttcattccacCAGGGGTGTAAAAAAAGGAGATCCTCTTTCTCCTGCTTTGTTCATCTTATTTGCTGAA GTATCAGGCCAACTTATAAATAAAGGCAAGATCTCTTTCCATGTACACAGTAAGGTGTCTAATGGGCTGATACAACAGGTGGAGACTATTACTGGTTTTAAAAGAGGaacttttccttttacatatttgGGTTGTCCTATCACACATTCAAGGAAGAGGAAGGCTGATTACAATGATCTGATCAAGAAAGTCAAGAATAGGCTGTAG